A window of Clostridium taeniosporum genomic DNA:
ATCAGTAACTTTTGAAATTTCATAAGCAAGCTTTCTCTTACCCCAAAAATCAACATTTTCAATAGTTCCTCCACCGTTTTCTATAACACCTTTGAACTTTTCGATATTTGCTTTTACAGTTTCTTCATCGAATGATGGATGTTGTATAAATATAGTTTCATACTTTCTCATCATTTTCACCTCCTTTGGACTAACGGCTGTGCTATTCACACAGCAGGGATTTCAATTTCTAATTATATCAGTGTAAAATCATTAATTCAAGTTTTTTTTACTTTTTATATTATTCCTCGATTTTTTTTACTTTTTTTGCTCTTGTTTGAAATTTATTTCTAGGAAGCATTACTATTCTACCGCATCCTGTACATTTTATC
This region includes:
- the rpsF gene encoding 30S ribosomal protein S6, coding for MRKYETIFIQHPSFDEETVKANIEKFKGVIENGGGTIENVDFWGKRKLAYEISKVTDGYYTLVSFNAGTELPKELDRVFRITDGIIRHIIVREEV